The Cinclus cinclus chromosome 28, bCinCin1.1, whole genome shotgun sequence DNA window GTGCCCAGCCCATGTGGCACAGGATGGATGTGAGGTACCAGATGTGCTCCCCTCAGTTGGGACTTTGTTCCTCACCAGCTGCCCCATCACCACTCTGCCCAGGCCAGGGCAGCTGccgggatgctgctgctctgctggcacagccccaaAACACAGCCAGGTTTCCCCCTCCTGGGCCCCAAATGATGGGGAAACCTCTGGCAttccttcccagctcttccctggtAAAAGAAGCAGAGCTCACTCAActtttctccagcagagctcaACCAAGGACGAACACCAGCAGTTTTTCCAGCATGAGGGAGAGGAGCTGCCATTCCCTTGTCCCAAAATCTCCATGAAGAGAGACCTGTGCAGCTCTTGGCCCTCACTGCACCCCAGGAAGGGCTCAGGAGTAACTGAGGGGCATCTTTCTCCACAGCCCCCCACACAGGCAGTTCTTGATCCAGCGCTGCTCCCACTGCTTCACTGCTGTCACCTTGTTGGGCGACTTCAGCATGGTGACACAGCCACACCTGGGGGAACACGGAGGGTGCAGCCAGCCCAGGTAGCAGTGCAGAGCCAGCACTACTGGGGTGCTGCAAGGATCACACAGGGATCTGGGTATCCGTGGGGGAAGCCAACTCCTGTCATCTGCAGGTGACACTCCTGAGCACCAAAACCAGCTGAAACCAGCGAGCAACAATCCCACTGagggctctgctggagctggagcctggcaaggaacagccccagctgctgttTATACATGAAACAACTGACAGTCATCTCACAGAAATGATCTGCTACAGAGGCTTTCTATTAAAATCAGTAATTAAAACTAATTCAATCACATGACTTAGATGGATGTTTGCTCCCTGAGCCATTATCCTGAAATCCAGGCTCTCCCATGAGGGTGGATGAGTAGTGCAGCATGAAATGCAAGCCTGGTGGAAAGATGACCCCAAAATGGGAGCAGGGCCAGTGGGGTGAtttctccctccagccctgctaTGACCACACAGCTGCTTTAATGACCAGACCCACAGAACTGGGCATCACATAAAGGAGTTGCTGTAGGATCTCCCCCAGGGCAGATTACTTTAGGAGCTTTATCCTATCAGTTTGATCTTTAACCCAAGGGCCAGTTTGCAACAATGCCACTCTGACAATGACATGAACATCCCAGGTTGGGGACACCTTAACCACAGACCCAACTGGCCTCAGAGAGCTCCTGAAGGACACAGGACAGTCCAAGTCCTGCCCAAGCTCCACTACAGGTGTCACTTACCTGGTACACGACTTGCATTCCTCTGTTGGGTATGCACCCAGGTGCAGCCGCCTCAGGTGGTCAATTTTGGGCTGTCCAGGGGCCCTGGGGAGGGAGAACAGGACTTTCCTAGTGTGTCACTTTCCGTGAGTTGCATCCCACTGGCCAACATGGCAGAAGCTCTGCCCACttgcccacccagtgccactaGATTTGTTGTCACAATGACACAATCACATTAATTAATGgtgtttttccccccatttgCTATCACTTTTCAGTACTTAAAATTCCCAGCCCATCACAAGCTGAGAAATGGATTCGAGCAGAGAGGACAAACTGCTCTTGGGTCACAGCACAAGCCAAAACTCAGAGCTGCCAAGACTCCTTCTCACCATGGCACTGACTCGTTCCAGGGGTTTGTACCTGACAAAGGCATCAAACTGAGAAGAGACAGTGTGGCCAACGAGCCCGGGAGCCTTCCCAAACTGCAGCCGAACCAGCTGCTTGTTCTGGAGCTTGCTGATGATGCCATCATTGATGGGAAGCCAGTCAATGTTGGGAATGAGCAgctggctgggcaggaggcagcactCATCGATCAGGGCATCATCAGGTTCCGTGATGTGATTTTCCTCCCGACCTGCGTGGGAAATGAAGGGAAGAACCCTGTGACCTTCACATTTCTCCCTGAGAGTTCCAGAGAGCTGCAtgcagcctcctcctccactgCCAACTCAGCCTGGAAAACAATAACCTTGGCAGCTGCACTTGCCCTTTCTCAACGTGCCAGACCCCCTCGGAGTCACGTCCCACCCCACTTCTGCAGGAATTACTGTTCAGGGAACTGGCCacactcacagcacagccagagcttgGTCAGGAGCCGGAAGAGCAGGGACATGCTGTCCTGGGTGTCCGAGGTTGCTGTGTACAcggggaggcagctgggcttCAGCAGCCCCCAGATGCGGATCACCACCATGAGCTCCCGGAACATGCCGAGGGACGCGCCGTCGCGCAGGAAGCTGTGGCCAGGGCGCACCGGGGAGCCCTGAGGGGGGAAGAGCAGTGTGGGTGGGGGGGTCACACCAGCCTGGGTGGGGTTACACCACCCCCAGCCACCACACTGCATCCAGACAGCTCCTGCTTCCAGCAGCGCGCACCCTGTGGAACCCGGTGAAGGTGacacctctgcagagctgcaagaGGAGTGACCCCAGGTCCCCCAGGTCTGGTCACCAGACTCAGACGGGCATGGGAAGGGTCATTTTCTAATTCTGCTGTTCCTAACTcctccccagtgcctgtgctgacAGGGACAGGTGGCCCCGTGTGCCCTGGCTAAaactccccagcactgcccgtGGGTGTTTGTGTCCTCTCTGCATGTTCCCAGCACTCCAGGTCTCACCTGGTTGGGAAGGCTGGCCAGCAGGTAGAGCACAAAATCCCCCACCCACTGGATAagctgctgcagggactgcAATGTTGTCATCTCCAGGAcaaattcttctgtcttcagGTTAATCATCACCTTGTCAATGtctggaagagaaggaagacatTGACTGGCTCAGGAAGATGGATCCAAACCTCATACCCTCCCTGCAGAGGTCACCCTTGTTCTTCTCCTCAAACCCAGGAGTTTGTGACACCATAGGGAGCAGTCCAACGCCAAACCCTGGGAATGCAGTGCAGGATGCTGTGAGCAGTCAGTACCTACATCCGTGATCTTGGAGCAGATCTCGGTGAGCCGGTCCCCGGGGCTCTTGTCAGGGGTGTTGAGGAAGTGTGGACGCAGCAGTGACTTCAGGGTGCAGCTGATGGCAATGAGGAAGAGCTTGGCGTGGTAGTCACACACACGGGCAATGGTGCTGGAGGAGAGCTTGCACAGAGATGCTTTCATGGCAACAATGCGTGTGGAGAGCACCTGAGCCACAGGGAAATGCAGCAAAAGGCACAAGGAAAGGCAGGAATTAGCATAAGCTCattaaagctgctgctgctgctttattctctgctctccctttctgccACAGAAGTGACAGGAACAGTGAACGCTGCGCACgtgagtgctgtgctgggcacgtGCTCCTGTTCCCAGAATCTGCCAAAAATAGACTTCACCATCTCACCCCAAGTTTCCCACAGGTAGAGACCCTGCTGGTATCAGTGAAGATAAATGCTGTTGACACTGAagctcttccctgctccacCACAGCCAGGCAGAGCCACCAATGTCCTGAAGACTGGCACTGGCTGCTCCCCACTGCAagtccctgagtgtccccatggccacctgGGAGTgagcccagagctcccagccACCCACCTGCTGCAGGGCCGCGTTCTGACGCATGTACTCCTCGTGCAGCTTCTCCACCAGGTTCTGCACCATGCTGGGCTGGACGTGGAGCAGGATGTCCCACCAGTCATAGCCAGTCACCATGCAGTACTCCAACAGGAACAGCAAGTGCCGCAGAGACATGTTCATGTCCAGCACGTGGCCCATGGAGGGGGAGATGCGGAGCATGCTCAACTTGAAGGGAGGAACCAAAGGGAAACTGGCTTCAGGAGTGGGCTTGAAATCATCCCACAAAGCTACAatacaacatggggcccaatgaagCTCAGTCCTGAGCTAGCGACAGTTTCTGCATTGATGGGATGCATCCCTTTCCAATACGGATCTcacagctggaattcccagcGTTTTCTGAGCAGCCCATCAACCCTCAGAGAGAGTGAGAAATAACCCCACCATAAGAGAGCACCAACCTTCCCATGACTGTCCACACCAGCCAGGGCCAGAgatgtccaggagagctgcatgGCCTTGAAGTGCACCAGGGGCCCCGCGGTGCGTGGGCGCTTGAGGGCTGGCTCATCCACGGGGCGCTGCGAGGAGGAGCTGTAGAACACAGCCATCATCTGCAGGGACAGCCGGTGCACGATGTGGACACTGCCATCATGGAAAGCCAAGGCCAGGCCTGGGGACAGGAGGCAAGTAAGGCTAAGCAAGCAGCTCTTCCCAGTGTGGCAGAACCCTCGCCCAAAGCAGCGGCCACCACTGAAGCCCACGGAGAAGCCAAAGGGCTGGGGGCTCACAGCCCTGCCATCAGCATTTTGCAGCCTCTTCCCACAACAGGATACGCAACGGGATAGCTGGGAAGACATCCTGTTTGAAAGTTTTCCTTCAGCACTCCACACGCTTTATTTCAGCTACAGCCCAGGTGGTGGAATTTCAGGCAAAAGCCACACGTTTAGGACCAAGACAACAGGAGCTCCTTACCCAGACCAGGGAAGAACTTGGTGTCGTTTGCCACCTTCAGATCCGTGTTGGTCAGGGAGATTGGCAGCTTTGGCAGTGCCACGGCCGACACCCGGTCCAGGTCGTTGGTGGCAGACAGGATCCGCCACTTCAGGATCATGGGCTGCTTGTCTCCCACTTGGGAAAATAAGCAAATGAATGAGAATTTTGTTCCAGAGAAATCAGGAAATCCATCCTCCATTTCTACCCACACTCCCCCAAGCAGGATCACAGATAAGGCACTGGTATATTTCCCGTATAGTTCCCTCATATTTCCCTATTTTTTCCTGAACTATACAAACAATATGTTTTGATAAATCTCTTTTGATGGGAAGGTCTGCTGTGGGTGATTAAGATCCCTATATACAATAATCTTTTCTATTTCACCAAACAAACTGCCCCGATTAATTCTGCTCTATCTGAGATCAGATGGAGGCCAGGCAGCCAGGCCAGGGGATtaatccagctctgctgctcaaTCCTGGTCCTTTGGGAACCTTTGCTCCATTGGCAGCAAGAAGGGTGGCTgtgcagcaaaacagaaaacatcttTTATGAAGTGAAACCAACAACCAAACCCCTTCCTGGAAACAGCAAGTTGCTGCCTATGATGCAAACAAGACAAAATGGACTGAGAACACCTGAAAATAAACTGAGATTCTGAATAATCCCATATATGGGATAATGGATGCGAGAAACTGCGCTGCTTTTTCCCTCAGAACAAGCTCCTGTTCTTGAGAGTCCCCAGTGCAGACACTTACCCACAGGAGAGATTTGCTGGAAGATGTTGTTGACAGGCAGGCCCTCCTTCCTTAGGGACCAGCACTCCACAATGCTGTTGTTTTGGTTGGAAGCACAAAGCAGCACCTGCAGAACAGAGCACCCCACCACAAATGTCACAACAGGAAGGACACTGCCCTGGTCATTCCCACCCTCCATTTCCAGGGTCTGCTCCCACTCAGGTCACACTTCACCAGTAAAAAAGCAGAGGATGAAATCAGTGAGAAGTGATGGCGAGGTCCCTAATTCCAACTGCCCCAGCAGCACTTCCCAGAAGTGCAACTAGGAATGCCAAGGGTATTGCAGGAGATGCTAGTCACCTCCACACCCTCTGAGGAAGTCCAGGTGGAGCAACGAGCAGCTGCCCACCTGCTCTGACATGTCACGAGCCAGGAATTTCAGGTGGGTGATGGCCGGGTACTTGTCCTTGCGCGCAGGGTCCGTGGTGCAGCGCATGAAGAGGGACGGCAGGATCTCGGTGTCGATCTTGCACTTCTCGTTCACCACGCTGACACAGACTTTGTAGAACTGCACGGGGGATGTGCTGCTGCCGTCGGATGTGGCCACCACGATGTTGCCCCCTCCCGTGAAGGCGACGTCGGCCAAGGCCACGCGGCAGCGGAGGCGGCACAGGCTCTCGGTGGCCGTCAGAACCTGCCCGTTGGGCTTGAGGAGGGACACGGTGACCAGCCCGCTGATGGTCACGGCAATCCAGCCCTCCATGGGCTTCCCACCGAACAGCGTCAGCGACGGGGAGAATTTCACCCGGGAAAACTTCTCGCCGAAGTTCGAGGCTCCAGACTGTAATGAACGTCAACAAAACCTAGGTGTTTGCACCTGAAATTTGTGCCTGTGGAGCTCTTCTcatgggagaggggaaggattTATGTGGGACATCCCaggagttaaaaaaagaaaagcagggaacTTGTGGTTGGCAACTTTGGGGTTTCACAGTCTGCAGAATCACACGTTTCCAAACAAGGAGCTCATCTCCATGTCCAAATCCCTGGATCAAACATCAGCACCTTGAATGCATTTCCTCTGAATTCCCAATGGTAAGGAAAGAATTGCTCTATCTCCATGTTCCTGCCTAGAACTGAGGTACCAGACTAAGGGTAAGAGAGAAATAACAATAAGGCTCCAACCCCTTTAGAATTCAGCAGGAACCAGGAATCTGACTTCTCTTTGACTGAAAAAAACTCCCCAAGGCCACAAGA harbors:
- the MED16 gene encoding mediator of RNA polymerase II transcription subunit 16, which translates into the protein MDLAYVCEWEKKPKSNHCPSIPLVCAWSCRNLIAFTTDLRNEEEKDLTHMVHIIDTEHPWDVYSVNSGHTEVITCLEWDQSGSRLLSADADGHIKCWSMTDHLANSWENTVGSMVEGDPVVALSWLHNGVKLALHVEKSGASNFGEKFSRVKFSPSLTLFGGKPMEGWIAVTISGLVTVSLLKPNGQVLTATESLCRLRCRVALADVAFTGGGNIVVATSDGSSTSPVQFYKVCVSVVNEKCKIDTEILPSLFMRCTTDPARKDKYPAITHLKFLARDMSEQVLLCASNQNNSIVECWSLRKEGLPVNNIFQQISPVVGDKQPMILKWRILSATNDLDRVSAVALPKLPISLTNTDLKVANDTKFFPGLGLALAFHDGSVHIVHRLSLQMMAVFYSSSSQRPVDEPALKRPRTAGPLVHFKAMQLSWTSLALAGVDSHGKLSMLRISPSMGHVLDMNMSLRHLLFLLEYCMVTGYDWWDILLHVQPSMVQNLVEKLHEEYMRQNAALQQVLSTRIVAMKASLCKLSSSTIARVCDYHAKLFLIAISCTLKSLLRPHFLNTPDKSPGDRLTEICSKITDVDIDKVMINLKTEEFVLEMTTLQSLQQLIQWVGDFVLYLLASLPNQGSPVRPGHSFLRDGASLGMFRELMVVIRIWGLLKPSCLPVYTATSDTQDSMSLLFRLLTKLWLCCREENHITEPDDALIDECCLLPSQLLIPNIDWLPINDGIISKLQNKQLVRLQFGKAPGLVGHTVSSQFDAFVRAPGQPKIDHLRRLHLGAYPTEECKSCTRCGCVTMLKSPNKVTAVKQWEQRWIKNCLCGGLWRKMPLSYS